In Frankiaceae bacterium, the DNA window GCCGAGACCGGACGCGAGCCGCTCCGACAGGGGCGCGCGGAGCCGCGCGCGGAACTCGTCGACCTCGTCGCCGGCCTCGTTGCGCAGGTACGCGATCGACGGCGCGCCCGCGCGGGCCGCGACGGTCTGCATGACACCGAACGCCAGCAGGAAGATCCCGCCCCCGAACAGCACCGCGACGACGGCGACCATCAGAACTCCAACCGGACGATTTTGGCCATGACGGCACCGGCCCCGGCCATGAGCAGCGCCGCGACGCCGAGCATGAGCCGGCCGCTGCCGGTGGACGTGAGCGTCGCGATGTACGACGGCGCGGCCATCCGCATGAACAGGAACATGAGGACCGGCAGCGCGCCGAGGACGTACGCCGACAGCTTGCCCTCGGCGATGAGCGCGCGCAGCTCGCGGCGCACCTCCTCGCGCGCCCGCATGAACGACGCGAGCGTGCGCAGCATCTCGGCGAGCCTGCCGCCGACCTCGAGCTGGATGCGTACGCCCTCGACGGTCCACGTGAAGTCGGCGCAGTCGAGGCGCACGGCCATCGCGTCGAGCGCGTCGAGCAGTGGCCGCCCGACCTGCGTCTCGGCGAGGACGCGGCGCAGCTCCGTACCCATCGGCTCGTCGGCGTCCTCGGCGACGAGCTGCAGGGCGGTGAGCAGCGAGTGGCCCGCCTCCATGGACGATGCCGCGAGGTCGAGGACGTCGGGCAGCTGGGCCTCGAACTTCCGTTTCCACGACGACGTACGGCGCGCGACGACGAGCGGTGGCAGAGCGGCGCCGAGCACCCCGAACACGACCAGCCCGAGCACGCCCATCAGCACGAAGCCGACGACCGCACCGGCGACACCCGCGCCGACCCAGAGCAGCAGGAACTCCGCGGGGCGCAACGCGATCCGCGCGCGTTCGAGGCGTACGGTCTGCCGCTCCGACCACGGCAGCTTCTCGGTGCGCGACTCGGTCCAGCGCGCGACCTTCTCGTAGAGCGAGACCGTCTCGGGCTTGGCCGGCCCGTCACTCGACAGCTCGAACTCGAGCATCTCGGTGAGACGACGGCGCGAGAGAGCGCGCGCGGACACGACGCCGTACGTCACGAAGACGACGCCGGAGGCCACCAGCAGGAGCGCGGGAAGCATCAGCCCCTCCTCCCCTTGACCGGCACGGCCGGTCCGACGCGGGCGAACAGCCGCGGCGGCAGCTCGACGCCGCTGCGCCCGATCTGGTCGAGCTTGC includes these proteins:
- a CDS encoding type II secretion system F family protein — encoded protein: MLPALLLVASGVVFVTYGVVSARALSRRRLTEMLEFELSSDGPAKPETVSLYEKVARWTESRTEKLPWSERQTVRLERARIALRPAEFLLLWVGAGVAGAVVGFVLMGVLGLVVFGVLGAALPPLVVARRTSSWKRKFEAQLPDVLDLAASSMEAGHSLLTALQLVAEDADEPMGTELRRVLAETQVGRPLLDALDAMAVRLDCADFTWTVEGVRIQLEVGGRLAEMLRTLASFMRAREEVRRELRALIAEGKLSAYVLGALPVLMFLFMRMAAPSYIATLTSTGSGRLMLGVAALLMAGAGAVMAKIVRLEF